The following are from one region of the Polyangiaceae bacterium genome:
- a CDS encoding choice-of-anchor L domain-containing protein, with the protein MKTRWWLLLGLVSACGGGRSEPGLDGIDCGPGTELQDGFCVPSNGGAAGSTNGGTGNFGGSTTGGSANGGAPNGGNAGTVNGGSAGTAASGGSAGSGANGGNAGSAGDAGSAGNAGNGGNGGNGGNAGSAGSGGNAGSAGNGGNAGSSGSAGNGGVGGSSGSSGSGGSGGNCDSATTDCDGDGWLVADGDCCDKAGGCSTTPELVNPGAIEYIGNAVDDDCDGLFDEVDPPCDPTVTDTNSAEPLDYARAMDLCQFTQETMPLPERKWGVISAKLTLANGSGTPNPRARAIHEQFGDNLFPIRGQRFAVLSTGAAADPNDTAPAFQPFQPGVENQKQSQFPSDWYAANGNSLPNSPGCPEPQGNRAMDPVMLTLRMRVPSNARSFSFNQLFLSSEFPEYVCSEFNDFVVALVDSKATSNPADKNLAVYIAPSFQRFPIGVNLSTGTNLFSVCDAGPTGCESGVAGMASCISGPNLLTGTGFDVVDGGCGTPPNSSDLAGGGTGWLTTAGNVVPGEVMELRIAIWDTSDAFYDSLVLLDNWLWNLSPASPGTN; encoded by the coding sequence ATGAAGACGCGTTGGTGGTTGCTCTTGGGTCTGGTCTCCGCTTGCGGAGGCGGACGCAGCGAGCCGGGGCTGGACGGGATTGATTGTGGTCCAGGAACCGAGCTGCAGGATGGCTTCTGCGTCCCGAGCAACGGCGGGGCCGCTGGCTCGACCAACGGCGGAACCGGCAACTTTGGTGGCTCCACCACTGGCGGTAGCGCGAACGGCGGCGCTCCCAACGGCGGCAACGCTGGCACCGTGAACGGCGGAAGTGCTGGCACCGCGGCGAGCGGTGGGAGCGCAGGCTCCGGTGCGAACGGCGGTAATGCAGGTTCTGCAGGCGACGCCGGTTCCGCGGGGAACGCAGGGAATGGCGGCAACGGTGGCAACGGCGGCAACGCGGGCAGCGCCGGGAGCGGTGGCAACGCGGGGAGCGCTGGGAACGGCGGCAACGCGGGCAGCAGCGGTAGCGCGGGCAACGGGGGTGTCGGCGGCAGCAGCGGTAGCAGCGGTAGCGGCGGCTCGGGTGGCAATTGCGACAGTGCGACCACGGACTGCGACGGCGACGGCTGGTTGGTCGCGGACGGCGACTGCTGCGACAAGGCGGGTGGCTGCAGTACCACTCCGGAGCTCGTCAACCCGGGTGCCATCGAGTACATCGGCAACGCCGTTGACGACGACTGTGACGGGCTCTTCGACGAGGTAGATCCTCCCTGTGATCCGACGGTCACCGACACCAACTCGGCCGAGCCGCTCGACTACGCCCGCGCCATGGACCTGTGTCAGTTCACTCAGGAGACGATGCCCCTGCCGGAGCGCAAGTGGGGCGTGATCAGCGCTAAGCTCACCTTGGCCAACGGATCAGGCACGCCGAACCCACGCGCCCGTGCGATCCATGAGCAGTTTGGGGACAATCTCTTCCCCATCCGCGGTCAGCGCTTCGCGGTCCTCAGCACGGGCGCCGCCGCGGACCCGAACGACACGGCTCCGGCGTTTCAGCCCTTCCAGCCCGGCGTCGAGAACCAGAAGCAGAGCCAGTTCCCCTCCGATTGGTATGCCGCGAACGGCAACAGCCTGCCGAACTCTCCCGGGTGCCCGGAACCGCAGGGAAACAGAGCGATGGACCCAGTGATGTTGACGCTGCGCATGCGCGTACCCAGCAACGCGCGGTCATTCAGCTTCAATCAGCTGTTCTTGAGCTCGGAGTTTCCGGAGTACGTGTGCAGCGAGTTCAACGACTTCGTTGTCGCCCTGGTTGACTCCAAGGCGACCAGCAACCCCGCTGACAAGAACCTGGCGGTGTACATCGCGCCAAGTTTTCAGCGCTTCCCCATCGGGGTGAACCTCTCCACTGGTACGAACCTGTTCAGCGTCTGCGACGCTGGCCCCACAGGTTGCGAGAGTGGCGTAGCTGGAATGGCGAGCTGCATCTCCGGACCGAACCTGCTGACGGGTACCGGCTTCGACGTAGTGGATGGTGGCTGTGGAACGCCGCCCAACTCCAGCGATCTGGCTGGTGGTGGTACGGGCTGGTTGACCACCGCAGGCAACGTAGTGCCTGGCGAGGTCATGGAGCTGCGGATCGCGATCTGGGACACCAGCGACGCGTTCTACGACTCCCTCGTGCTGCTCGACAACTGGCTGTGGAACCTGTCTCCCGCCAGTCCCGGAACTAACTGA